The following is a genomic window from Rutidosis leptorrhynchoides isolate AG116_Rl617_1_P2 chromosome 8, CSIRO_AGI_Rlap_v1, whole genome shotgun sequence.
AGGTGAGTTATCAGGACTTGTATTATGCGAATTGGAGTTGGGAGATAGTGGTGGTGATTGGGCCGTATTAGTGGGTAATGGATTAGAGGGAGTTAGTGGACTCAATTCATGTGAAATAGGAAAGTGGGCTGAAGGAGAAAGTGGGCCGGAGGTAGTGGATATAGGATGTAGTGTTTGGGCCGATTGGTGAGTGAAGAAGTATGGATTGATTGAATCGGTGAGTGTTTGATATTTTGATGGAACGGATTGTGAGACATTGGCGAAAGGAAACGTGTGTTCATCAAAGGTGACATTGCGACATATAATGAATTTTTTTGAAGACATATCATAGCATTTATATCCGCGATGGTTGGAAGGATACCCTAGGAAAACGCAAGGAGTAGAACATTGTTGTAGTTTATTGAGGGTGTGTGAGGGAAGAAGCGGATAGCATAAGCAACCAAATGTGCGTAAATGAGAGTATGAGGGGATGCGATTGTAAAGACATTCGGTGGGGGAGCGCGAGTTGAGAGTTTTAGTGGGTAGAATATTTAGGAGATAGGTTGCCATTTGTAGTAAATGAGGCCAAAATGTGAGTGGCATGGAGGCATGAGAAAGTAAGGTTCGCATGATATTATTTATAGCACGTATTTTACGTTCAGATTTACCGTTTTATTGAGAGGAGTAAGGACAAGAGAAACGAAATTGCATGCCGTTAGTTTCACAAAATTGTTGAAAGTGTTTGTTGTTATATTCAGTCccattatcatattgaaaggtttttATGGATTTTTCAAACTGTGTTCAAATGTATTGGTTAAACGTAAGGAAAGTAGTAAACACATCCGATTTGTTAACTAGAGGGTAGGTCCACAAAAAATTTGTGTAGTTATCTAAGAAGAGTATGTAATACCGGTGCCCATTGGTGCTAGGAACCGGTGAAGTTCATAAGTCACTGTGTATAATGTCAAAAGGAGACAAAGTATTATTAGATGAAGAAATAAAAGGTAATTAACTTGTTTACCAAAAACACACGATTGACAAACGGGATTCAAAGTTTGTTTATTACAAGAAATAAACTGTTTATTATTAAGTGAACGTAAGACTTCATCGCTTGGATGTCCAAGACGGTGATGCCATAAGTCCTGAGAAAAAGCAGCAAATGTAGAAGGTGTGGATATGTGGCGTAGTACGGAGTTGGTAATAGGATAAAGATCGCCTGTACTGTTACATCTCAGAACCGGTTTGCCCTAAGGAaaatccttcacagtaaaaccaaaaggatcaaattctAAAGAAATGTTATTATCAACAGATAAACGACGAACAGAGATAAGGTTCTTAATTAGATTGGGTGAATGTAGAATGTTTTGTAGGTAAAGTGGGAGGGAAGTATTTAAAAGGGTAGAGTTGCCGAACCCATGAATTGGCATACCATGACCATTCCCaacaattatatttttatgatGCCTTAACGGATAATAAGACTCGAGATTACCTGAGTTCGCGGTCATATGAGAAGTAGCCCCGGTTTCCATGTACCATGTATCTTTAGGAGGGTTGAGTGTCATGGTGTGCATAGCTTGATCCAAATCTGTTGGACAATATCCTGAGACTGACCCATTCGACAAATGGGCCTGTGATGGCCTCGGACCCAAAATTCCAGCCTGGGTCGAATTTGAGGAGTAGCTACTGTTGGGCCTGGCCCAATTATTAGTTGGATAGGGGCATGGTGGAGTAGTCCAATTAGGCGGATTAGTCCACTGGGGAGAGGAATACATCTATGGTGGGTAACCTGACCATTGAACCGATTGATTTGGTGACATACGACCACATCCACGGTTGCTCCGACCTCTATTGGAACCACGACCACTTCGTCCATGATTGGTATTGTATCTAAAATTGGAATTTGTCTGCCTATCGGTTGATTGTTGCGGATCTGGGATACTTGCAGGTTTAGGGTTTGGAGTAACGACGAGTGCAGCATCGGTGGTGGTGTGATTGTTGATTGCTTGCTTCTGTTTTCTTGTCTCTTCCAGAATCAACTTCGAACGAGCATCATAGAACAAAGGGAGTTTGTCCAATTGAGTAAAATAAGTACCAACCGTATCAAAATTGTCGTTCAATCCGGCAATTAGCTGAAGAACCATCCGATCGTCGGTGACCTTATCACCAACATTACGAAGCTGATCGGCCAAGACTTTGATCTGTTGACAATAGGCAGCACAATTTTGGAAATCGTCAAGTCGGATGGTGTTGAATTGGCGTTGAAGATAAAGGGCTCTAGAGTTTTTGTTGTCTTGAAATATATTTTGCAACCGATTCCAAGCATTCTTTGCAGTAGATTCGTCTTCAATGATTTGATTCATCAAATCATTCGAGATGGTAGCATACATCCACTGAAGAACAAGGGCATCTAGGCGATACCATAGTGGAGTTTTGGTGCTGTTGTTATCAAGAGAAGAAGGAGAGGATTGGCCGGCCTGATACCATGTAAGTATATAGATATTGCTTGAATGATTTACAATGAATTGTCATCGCCTataaatatacacgagatcctatcAATAGCTAACAACCGATCCTGCAATACAGGGATTTCCTATCTTTGCTAAATATAAACGTTTGACTATAGGTTAGTTGCTATATATGTGCTAAGCTAAATATAGACAGGATATGATACAATATGTCAACAATATGTATCGGCTAATACTTTTAAACCCAATAGAGATGATGTAGACTGCAAATTGATGACACCAGGCGTGTGACGCATGCTTCATGTCATAAAGGGCCTTACGAAACCGGCAGACATGCATTGAATAAGTGGCATTCACATAGCCAAGAGGTTGTTTGATAAATACAACGTCCGATAAATCTCAACTAAGAAATTGCGTTCTTTACATCGAACTGATGAATACTCCCATTTTAGAGTTTCACACATATTCATGTGTTTATTCATTTATTTTTTACTCTTTTATTGGTTGTGTCGCTAGGATAGGAATGTTTAAGACCATATCACATTTTCTTCTCCTGTCATACGACAAAATATGGATTCTAATTTGAAAATGGTTGATATCGATTGGCAAGAGACTAATCCTATAGCGACTACCCGCTTTGCGAGCAGTACAGAGTCATTACAGGCGAACTTCCGTGACCATGAGGGAATAACTCCAGCCTGTTAGAGTTTCACACATATTCatgtgtttatttatttatttttttacttttttattgGTTGTGTCTCTAGGAAAGGAACGTTTAAGACCGTATCACAATTTCTTCTCCCGTCATACGACCAAATATGGATTCTGACTTGAAAATGGTTGATATCGCTTGGCAAGAGACTAATCCTAGAGCGACTACTCGCTTTGCGAGCAGTCCAAAGTCATTGCGGGTGAACCTACGTGACCATGAGAGAATAACTGCAGCTGCCTGGAATCAAACCCATGACCTCCATTATGGAAGAATGGGCCCTCAACCATTACACCACCACCCCGTGGTTAGCAGCATGAATATTTATGGCACATATAATTGGATAAATAAATGACATATATGATACTATATGTTGGAAAAAATTGATGAAAAAAGTGTGTTTTCACCAACTTTGGACACTAATTAATATATGATAGAGTAGTCAATATTAATGATGATTTAGTGGGTTTTATAGTCTCTTGCGAGGGCTTTAAAACGAACAAAAGATGATTTCAAAATGGAATAAATGTACATGAAATATCGACTCTCAAAGTTGTACGTTTAGTGCAAATTCTAAAAGGCTTTTGGGTTGTCTCACATCTGAATTTGGTGGAACTTAAGGATTGAGTTTCCACTATAAATAAAGCCTTTGGGGTTTGAAGAAAGACACACCAAAATTGTATAAGCATTCTTATACGTTCTGAGTTTTCCTCTCAGCCGCAACAAGGTCTCCCCATTTCGATTAACTTTCAGGCAAGTGTTTAAGTCCGACAGTACGCTGCTTcagaccggtgtaccctgggaacagaagAAGAATCTGttcaagggaattgtgtcaaacacaagcccggttcaacctaatTTCGGTTAGATCGTTTCTAACTTTAtctttttgattatttattaacaaTCTCATTATTACGTTTGTGATATTATGATTACTTGTTTCAGTTTCCTTCCTTTAGAGTTAAAGTTCATTCCATGCAAATTTAATTGTAGTTAGAATATATTAATGGCCAATGATAAGAGTAATGTATAGGTGTTGTGCCTGCTGCTAGCATATTTTGTCTTGATCTCTCTGTTTAGTTCCTTTTAATCTATAGTCCGGTTAATTTGCTATGATAGGTTTGATTGTTAGAGCACTTTGCTTTAGTTTGTTTTCTCGTTATGGTGGATTTGCTTAGCTCTTTGTATCGGTTTCGTTAGGGTCTTTTCTGTTAAGAATAAAGCACGCGAGCGGTAACAAGTCTTGATAACTCTAAGTTATCAAACCCACTTACAACAAACGGATTAAAGTGAAGAACACGAAGAAAGACAAAGAATTTAACGAGTTTATATGTAATCAAAGATGATTACTTTAATCTTCGGCCAATCAAAAGAGTATTCGTATTGATAAATTTCGTTGTGTACATTGCATGTTACATATGAGGGTATTCATAGTGCAACAACGAAACAAGGAAAATTTCTAGACCGACTTATTCAGCAAGTCAGGACGACGTCGCGGTCGCAATGCATGCTATTCCCGAACATTCATTCGCTGCTCACCCATCGCGGTCGCAATGACCCTGTCGCGGCCGCAATGAGTCTGTTGCGGTCACAACGCGACTGTTATCAGCAACTTTCAATTTTCGTTTAACTCGATTCGCACTCAACATTTCATCCTTGAATGGACTTATCCCTTCGTTTTTTTTAGTATAACTTTTGTTTTCTGTAAAAGAAAATTATATAACTAAAATGAAGAAATATCATCACACTAAGATATTAAAAGTAGAAAGAAAACTCTTATCTTAAAATTCTCTTTAAGTATCTTCTCATCCGAGTATTACAATGGGGTGATGATACTTATACGGAGTACTACAATAATTTAATCATATACGGAGTATTAATAAATTTACTTTAAAATTGGAGCTCCAATCTTTGACGCGGATACTAGCAATAGTCAAAGTGAGCTCCGATTTTGAAGCGTGCTAACTCAAGCAAATTTGAAACATATCTGATCGCATAGTGCATGTGTTTAATAAACTTGTGCATAATGCAATATTATTTGTAAAcgagtttaattaattaatttagcggCTCCATGTGACGGTGAAGATGGTATGTCACGAAGACTAGTAAAATGTGATGAATTAATGATAAGAATGAAATATTGATGTAACGTGATATGGTAAAATGTAATTTTTAAGACACACGTCATGGGTAAGACCATTCGTAACGGTAGGGGGCGTGTGTTGGGGGCGTGGGTtgctttttgatgactaggacgtgtgaGTGGTTTGAGTGAAGTAGTGGTTGTGTGGGTTTGTGGTGTGGGTTAGTGGAAAGCTGATgtggcattttatttttaattttttctgttttatttatttcttttttgaatttagtattaatatttttaaatttaaaatttaaaattcaaAATAAACGGCTATAAAAATCcgaccgttttttttttttttttttttaaatgatacttttcacctataaatacaccCACATACCCAACTCATTTCACACACTTCACTACTCAACTCAAAATCAAACCACTTTCAATCAGTCAAAATGAAAAcaattcccccaatgattgttgcaTACGATGTTCATTACgggggtgatttccgtaatcattaCAAGGTCTACAAGTTTGGCAAAAAAATTTCATTCGAAGGAATCGATATCCGTGATGTTGGTTTAGACGATCTGCTAGCCTTTCTGAAGGCAAATGTACCGTGTGAATACACGGGTGTGATGTTTTTTGAAGACGATTATGATGATGAGATGGAGGCAAGCTATCTTCGTACCTACGATCAATGGTACgggataaaagataccattgaagatcgtggtaacCGCATTACTCTGTATGTGGTTAATGAAGATGAAGAAACGTTGGGTTGGCGTTACATCGATGAAGCAaacgaagaagaaaaagaagaaccggTGGCTCCAGAGTACGACACAGATGGTCGTTTTTTTGATGAACTCTACTGAATTCATCAAAATTTGTGTTGTGTTTTAAGATCTTATGTTGTATTTCAGTTTAATTTAGTTCTTGTTTAAAAATGTAACCGTTGGTGTGTTCAATAAAAGTGAtgtttaaaaataaaattacattaCTCAATAAGTAAACACGAATAACATTAATTAAAAATACTgaaattaaaaattacataatttaaAAATCTTAAACGAAACTAGAAATACATAACAAATTACTCAATAATATTAGCTGTACGAAAGTAAGGTGATAAGTTCCAAACGTGCTCGGTTAAATCTGCCTCTAACTGTTTGTGAACTTGCCTATCTCTTATTTCCTTAACCATTGCATCTCGATCCCTCAAATCCCTGAGTAACCGACGTGGTGGGTTCCGTTGTATCATTCTTTCTTCTTTCTTCCCAATAACAAACCCGTTATTTTCTTGAATCATGTTATGTAATACGATACACGCATACATATGTCTTCTTATTTTGTTGAAGTCCAAAGATCTCGCCGGAGTTTTTAACATTTGAAATCTACCCTGTAATACTCCAAATGCACGCTCAATATCTTTTCTCGCACTTTCTTGAAACCTTTTAAATTTTTTCCGCGGTTCGTCAGTTGGAGAATGGGGAGCTTTGACCAACATTGCCCAATCGGGGTATATACCATCACCTAGGTAATAAGCTCTTTCGTAGTGATGGCCGTTAACATCGAATGGTGAAGGTGGAGCAGTTCCATTTTTAATGGTGTTGAACAATGGTGAATAATTTAAAACGTTAATGTCGTTGTTCGCACCCGCCATACCAAAGAATGCATGCCATATCCACAAATCTTGCGAGGCGACTGCTTCAAGCATAATGGACGGGCCTTTTTTTTATCTCCTCTAGTATATTGACCTTGCCACGCAATTGGACAATTCTTCcactcccaatgcatacaatcaatactacCAAGCATACCCGGTAAACCATGTTTTTGGGCATGAAAATTATACAGCCGAGCAATATCTTCGGCTGTTGGTTTTCTCAAGTACTGTCTAGCAAACAAATGAAACACGCATTTACAAAAATTATCTAAACATAAAGCAGCTGTTTTCTCACCAATTTTTATGTATTCGTCATGTAAATCAGGTGTAGTTCCATACGCCATTTGACGTATGGCCGCCGTGCATTTTTGTAGTATCGTCAAACTTTGACGACCAGTAGCATCGGGACGTTCCCTAAAAAACATAAAATAATCGGGAATATCGCTACTATTAAAGTTAGATATACCTTCGATGATACGGAGAAATAATTCACGACTCATTCGATAACGTCGCCTAATGTTCTTTTCCGTATAGTTTGGAGTTTCAGAAAAATAATCGTTGTATAACCTCACTGCCGCATCTTCACGATCCCTTGGAATATAGGTATGGGGGCGAGGGACTCGTGAACTTGAAGCTTCTCCCTCGACATCTTCGTCCGCCAAActactaataaaattatatattttttcatCATCCGAATCGTCATCAATAATAAATTCGAGCATTTTGAATGTTTTATCCATTATGAAATTTTATAGTATTTGTAAATAAGAAAGGAAAAGTAAGGAGGAAAGAAATATATATAGAATGAGTAAAATGGGTGTGTACATATAGGATAAATAATATtggattaaatttttttttttttttaatttgcccAAATTGCAACGGATACAttgaaaattaattaaaaaaattgcCAAGTGTCCCAATCAATTTCACCCACTCCCGTTAACACTCCCGTAACCTACCCACGCCACCACCGCAACGCCACCACCGCCGCCCCCAGCCACGCCCCGCTACCTCCTTCCTCCCTGCGTGGCCGGTTGCCACATCACCACTCACGGCGTGGCCGTGCTCCCGTTACAAGTCGTCTAAGAATAGTCTGAAGATCACCACCCTTTAGAGGCGATTCTACTTACTACCCAGTGAGATTCCGTAACTCCATTAATTTCAAAAAAGTTTTACAAATAGTTTTTAAATTATATAAGACACCacttatatttcgttttttaaaagTAAACAATCAGTAACTATCCTTTTAAATATTATTAGCTTTGCAAAATGACAAATTGTAACTATATGTTCTCCTATAATCACCCTTTTGTCCCACACAATGTGGACAAATTACACGGTCGCCGGCGATGTTCCTTCTCGTTTATTATTTCCCTTCGTTTAAAAACCGTCATGCATTCCGGCAACTCACCAAGATCAGCAAATAGTGATTCGTCTTCTTCTCTAATCGAGAATATCATTGTCAGGTCAGCATCTTCAATAATCTCCCGAACCATTAACGGACTCTCTAACATAGTTGATGACGTGTATTCCAGATCAGAAAACCACCAAAATTGATCCGAAGTTGATGCAAAAGGAACACTTGTTGGTCCTATTTCAAGACTCATCGTTAACTCTTCATCTTGAATGTCGGTGGTTGTTGCGTCAGTTGGTGGTGGTGACGTGGTCGTGATGTGGTGGTTGTGTTTTCTAGAAGCCGGCCAAGGGTGGTTGTGATCGCATGAATACGTCACCATGACCATAGCGGGGTCCGCTCGATTTCTTTCTACTTGTTTTCTTGCTGGACATCCTTTTGAACTACTACATTTATAATATCCCCTGCCAAAAACAATTTcatataaattaattatttaatatttaactaATGAAATGAGTGATGCCTAATTTATTAATTTCTTTATCCTCGTTTGTCTTGCCATTAGCATCTTCTTGACATCACTATCGATTTTTATATTCAATTGTGtatgtattatttatttaaaaaaatgtaACATGATTTATCAATATTCAATTGTTGGATAATTAATTagttcaaattcaaattcaaatagACAATAAAAAATAGTTGGTGACGTTGTAATTTGGCAATTGAATTTTTTATGAAAAATATCGCCTCTTAGCGTTTAAAAGACACAATGTAATATGAAAAGGTAAGAAAGAAAAATTCAGTATAATTTGGATTAGTATTGTTCAACaatttactacgaaatatgattTAATTTGATGTTGTTTATGTATAACATGGCTTTCAACTATATTTCATTTGTATGATCATTGATGATTCAAGATTAGTGATGTAATTTGGGATGACATTAATCAATTTGATAACCGATATTGGACAAACACAAGTTAATTATAATCCGAATAATATAGGAGTAATACTTTAATTCTATAGAACAAAAATTAACAAACTTACCGAGGGTAAGGCGATCCTTTTATGGGTTTTTGTCCATATTTTCTCCATGCCCATGAATCAGAAGGCGGAGCATTCGTCTCACTCTTAAGTCGAGATCCTTCAATTTCATTGATTGGCACTGAGACCACTCGTTTTTGCAGTGAACGCCTACTAATTAACAAATTTCAACAATTTGTGTTACAACGCGCGCTATTTACCATAATTCACATGATATGTtaccatatatttatattatatggtTTTGTGAGTTACGTTAGATTGTATTTTTTTAATTGGCTTAAGAACAGGAGTTATCTAGTTTCAAATTTGAATCTATGGTTGTAATCCCTTTCTTAGCACCTTGCTAGGCATTTTCGATTAATAAAATTttacctttcaaaaaaaaaaaaaaaaaaggttttgtGAGGGCTAGTTAACTCGACTAACCTTCTTTTAGGGGACGAACTTGAAGTAGTCTTTGTGTCGTTAAACCTGGCAGCAGAAGACGGCGAATCTTCACTATCTTCTGGCGAGTAGTCATGATCTTCGTGATCTATTGTTAGCGAACTATATCCATGTTCCATGAAGGAGTACTTAAATTTCTTGATATATATATTCGtctttattatatgattattacatATTTACATACGCTTAATATCAGTTATTAGTGTGTGTGTGTATTTGAgaaaaagatcgagatgaagagaaATGGAAGAAGTAAAATGGGGGAAGGTGATGAAACAACGGGGTGGTCTTAATTAATTACGTGGGACCCGAATGTCGACAGATGGGCAATTGGATATTTTAAACAGGATGTGCAAGAAGATGATGTGAAAATGAATTATTTTccaaaacttattattattttaatttttagaatAATACGGAGTAGTAAAATTGTACAATACTATACTCCAACTTGAAAGGGACCCTCTTAATCTTGATCTATTTTAATTTCATTCAACATTATGACTTTGGTATTTAACCCTTTCAATTCTCTTTCTGCGTGTTGATGATCATATATTTTATATTCATTTTTTCCTTGAAACATGTGTTATATACGCAGTACATATATTTGGTATTTGATTGTGTATAAATAGTTTTGGCGGTTCATATCACGTCTTAAAGTAGATTTGAGGTATGAAATATCTTCTTTGTGTGGTCATGGTTTTTAAAatttttgattaaataatatttttTTCAAACGGCTGAAACTGTTGGTGCATAATTAGTCCTCGAGTTCATTATGATCAAGTTAAAGTGCTTTATTGTTTAACTTTCTCTGCTGGTATGCAACAGTACGGTTGCAGGAATGCAACCGTACGGTTAGacaggcaaccgcacggttgcaagatgcaaccgcacggttgcacgtgCTGTGAGTATATATTGGGTATTAAGGGTTCATTGTTGGGGTTACGAATCCTAACCTATCCTACACGTACAATTCGATACCCTGGTGTTCTAGCATTCATATTAGTCgatctttaacatatctaagtcGATTTTGTCATTAAGATCAAAGGTTTACATTGGattttgagtataaaacccaataacgagattttccgcactcgttattgaatctaagatcgtttaatcctgtttacacgatcctacaagtggtatcagagtttGTGTGATTGATTAAACGCTCGGTTTTTGTCAAAATCGTTTTAGAAATTGTGTTTTTAGTGTATTTGTCAAAAACCcacttaaaatcataattttttgcATGTTGATTCgtgtttttgttaagtaaaagtgttAATCTGGTCAATAACTATATTTTGGACGTAAAACAATCAGTGATTTTGTTCCAAATTGAGTGCTAGATCGaccaaaaccttaaaccctagtTTCTGTGCAGTTTTCTGCCCAGATTCGACCAAGCATACAACCGCATGGTTACACTCTGTAACCGCACGGATACATCAACCGAATACCACAACCGCACGGATACTCATCGCATCGGTGTAATCTTCATCCGTTTAAACCGCAACCATATAATTTTACAACCATACGGATATACTCTGCATCCGTCCAGTTATACCTTACACCCGTATTGCTTTATCCGGTTACACTTTTCAACCGTGTAACTTACATCCGTGTCAAATTTTGCATCCGTATAGTGCAACCGTACGATTACAATGTCAGACGTGTTTGAATCTtctgtgaaacaacccaacccgtattccatacgataattttttttttttaaaataatacacatttaggcgccaattaaatatgtaaccattccacacgttcgttgaaacatacaacaagttttagtgtttacaaaaggcacaaaggccattaacgaatgagttacaagtttgaccaatacaaaaatgatagttttaaaccaaacaacacatcgagcatggtttgggactaaactacccaaaacgctaggccaacttccaaaagctccaacataacatcatcaagggacacctagtgcccaacaacccccttgcccttgtccacacctgcatctaaaaagataaacaacgagaggggtaagctaatgcttagtgagtgcaacaattatacgtatacatatacaacctacttacttgcaatcacttacacatttaccgcatacatgctagcaatataaataatcataccatcccaagtacattaccaaaccttccaccatacgagccagCATAATAATAGCATatggtttaaacaatataatatgctacaatccacacacaaccatggttaaccaatcgaacgagggaacggtgtttaaagaccgtcggagttc
Proteins encoded in this region:
- the LOC139862366 gene encoding probable WRKY transcription factor 65 isoform X2, giving the protein MEHGYSSLTIDHEDHDYSPEDSEDSPSSAARFNDTKTTSSSSPKRRRSLQKRVVSVPINEIEGSRLKSETNAPPSDSWAWRKYGQKPIKGSPYPRGYYKCSSSKGCPARKQVERNRADPAMVMVTYSCDHNHPWPASRKHNHHITTTSPPPTDATTTDIQDEELTMSLEIGPTSVPFASTSDQFWWFSDLEYTSSTMLESPLMVREIIEDADLTMIFSIREEDESLFADLGELPECMTVFKRREIINEKEHRRRPCNLSTLCGTKG
- the LOC139862366 gene encoding probable WRKY transcription factor 65 isoform X1, whose translation is MEHGYSSLTIDHEDHDYSPEDSEDSPSSAARFNDTKTTSSSSPKRSRRSLQKRVVSVPINEIEGSRLKSETNAPPSDSWAWRKYGQKPIKGSPYPRGYYKCSSSKGCPARKQVERNRADPAMVMVTYSCDHNHPWPASRKHNHHITTTSPPPTDATTTDIQDEELTMSLEIGPTSVPFASTSDQFWWFSDLEYTSSTMLESPLMVREIIEDADLTMIFSIREEDESLFADLGELPECMTVFKRREIINEKEHRRRPCNLSTLCGTKG